One region of Juglans regia cultivar Chandler chromosome 4, Walnut 2.0, whole genome shotgun sequence genomic DNA includes:
- the LOC109006364 gene encoding copper-transporting ATPase RAN1-like yields MASSLRDLQLTQVAGDGGRIFAGKDSDELEDVRLLDSIEDDNSFNRIEAGMRRVQVGVSGMTCAACSNSVEAALKSVNGILMASVALLQNKADVVFDPMLVTDEDIKNAIEDAGFEAEILPEPSTFGTKPHGTLLGQFTIGGMTCAACVNSVEGILRNLHGVKKAVVALATSLGEVEYDPTMISKDDIVNAIEDAGFEASLVQSSEQDKIILGVTGIYNEMDVQLLEGILSHFKGVRQFRFERISKEVEVVFDPEVVSSRSLVDGIEGESNGTFKLNVKSPYARMTSKDVEEASKMFQLFTSSLFLSIPVFLIRVVCPHIPLVYSLLLWRCGPFQMGDWLKWALVSLVQFVVGKRFYIAAARALRNGSTNMDVLVALGTSASYFYSVYALLYGAVTGFWSPTYFETSAMLITFVLLGKYLECLAKGKTSDAIKKLVELAPATAMLLVKDKGGKCIGEREIDALLIQPGDTLKVLPGAKVPADGVVVWGSSYVNESMVTGESIPVLKEANSLVIGGTINLHGALHLQATKVGGDAVLSQIISLVETAQMSKAPIQKFADFVASIFVPTVVAMALLTLLGWYIAGALGAYPERWLPENGNYFVFALMFSISVVVIACPCALGLATPTAVMVATGVGANNGVLIKGGDALERAQKIKYVIFDKTGTLTQGKATVTTARVFVGMDLGEFLRLVASAEASSEHPLAKAIVEYARHFHFFDEPSAIKDAENNSKESISGWLFDVSEFYALPGRGVHCFINGKRVVVGNRKLITESGMAIPTDVENFVVELEESARTGILVAYDNSLIGVLGVADPLKREAAVVVEGLGKMGVRTVMVTGDNWRTARAVAKEVGIQDVRAEVMPAGKADVVRSFQKDGSIVAMVGDGINDSPALAAADVGMAIGAGTDIAIEAADYVLMRNNLEDVITAIDISRKTFARIRLNYMFAMGYNVVAIPIAAGVFFPSLGIMLPPWAAGACMALSSVSVVCSSLLLRRYKKPRLTTILEITVE; encoded by the exons ATGGCGTCGAGTCTAAGAGACTTACAGCTCACCCAGGTCGCCGGCGATGGAGGCAGGATCTTCGCCGGTAAAGATTCCGATGAACTCGAGGACGTGAGGCTCCTAGATTCAATCGAGGATGACAATAGCTTCAATAGAATTGAGGCTGGAATGAGGAGGGTTCAGGTCGGCGTCTCCGGGATGACTTGCGCTGCTTGCTCGAATTCCGTCGAAGCAGCTTTAAAAAGCGTCAATGGGATTTTGATGGCCTCCGTTGCCTTGCTTCAGAACAAGGCTGATGTGGTTTTTGATCCCATGTTGGTTACG GATGAAGACATCAAGAATGCAATTGAGGATGCAGGCTTTGAGGCAGAGATCCTACCTGAACCCAGCACTTTTGGGACAAAGCCTCATGGAACCCTGCTAGGCCAGTTCACAATCGGAGGTATGACTTGTGCAGCATGTGTAAACTCCGTTGAAGGTATTTTAAGAAATCTACATGGTGTTAAAAAGGCAGTAGTTGCCTTGGCCACTTCCTTAGGGGAAGTTGAATATGATCCTACCATGATTAGTAAGGATGATATTGTCAATGCCATTGAAGATGCTGGTTTTGAAGCTTCACTTGTACAGAGCAGTGAGCAGGACAAAATCATATTGGGGGTTACTGGCATATACAATGAGATGGATGTACAGCTTTTAGAAGGCATTCTTAGCCACTTTAAGGGAGTGAGACAATTTCGTTTTGAAAGAATATCAAAAGAAGTGGAAGTTGTCTTTGATCCTGAAGTTGTCAGTTCTAGATCATTAGTTGATGGGATTGAAGGAGAATCCAATGGGACGTTTAAGTTAAACGTAAAAAGCCCTTATGCAAGAATGACTTCCAAAGATGTTGAAGAAGCCTCAAAAATGTTTCAGCTGTTCACCTCCAGTTTGTTTCTTAGT ATTCCTGTCTTTCTTATAAGGGTAGTTTGTCCTCACATACCACTGGTGTATTCCTTGTTGCTTTGGCGATGTGGGCCCTTCCAAATGGGGGATTGGTTGAAGTGGGCATTGGTGAGTCTTGTCCAATTTGTTGTTGGAAAGCGCTTCTACATTGCAGCTGCCAGAGCTCTTCGAAATGGTTCAACTAACATGGATGTTTTGGTTGCATTGGGAACTTCTGCCTCTTACTTCTACTCTGTATATGCTCTTCTATATGGTGCAGTGACTGGATTTTGGTCTCCAACATACTTTGAAACAAGTGCAATGCTGATAACATTTGTATTGTTGGGGAAGTATTTGGAGTGTCTTGCCAAAGGAAAAACGTCAGATGCAATCAAGAAGTTGGTGGAACTTGCACCGGCAACAGCAATGTTGCTTGTCAAAGACAAAG gTGGGAAGTGTATTGGAGAAAGGGAAATAGATGCTTTGCTCATTCAGCCTGGTGATACGTTAAAAGTTCTTCCTGGTGCAAAGGTTCCTGCCGATGGTGTAGTTGTATGgggttcaagttatgttaatGAGAGTATGGTAACTGGTGAATCCATACCTGTTTTAAAGGAAGCCAATTCATTAGTTATTGGAGGCACAATAAATTTACATGGTGCCCTTCACTTACAAGCTACTAAAGTAGGAGGCGATGCAGTTTTAAGCCAGATAATTAGTTTGGTTGAGACAGCCCAGATGTCAAAAGCTCCTATTCAGAAGTTTGCTGATTTT GTAGCGAGCATATTTGTTCCTACAGTTGTTGCCATGGCATTGTTAACATTATTGGGTTG GTATATTGCTGGAGCTCTTGGAGCCTATCCAGAACGATGGCTACCAGAAAATGGAAATTACTTTGTATTTGCTCTCATGTTTTCAATATCAGTTGTGGTTATTGCATGCCCATGTGCTCTTGGGTTGGCAACGCCAACTGCTGTCATGGTTGCGACTGGGGTTGGGGCTAATAATGGTGTGCTGATAAAAGGTGGAGATGCTTTGGAAAGGGCTCAAAAGATTAAGTATGTGATTTTTGATAAAACAGGTACCCTAACCCAAGGAAAAGCCACGGTTACGACAGCAAGAGTTTTTGTAGGAATGGATCTTGGAGAATTCCTTCGATTGGTGGCCTCTGCAGAG GCTAGCAGTGAGCACCCATTGGCTAAAGCAATAGTGGAATATGCACgtcatttccatttctttgaCGAGCCTTCTGCCATCAAGGATGCTGAAAACAATAGCAAAGAGTCCATTTCTGGATGGCTTTTTGATGTGTCAGAGTTCTATGCTCTGCCAGGAAGAGGTGTCCATTGCTTTATAAATGGGAAACGGGTTGTG GTTGGAAACCGGAAGCTAATAACTGAAAGTGGAATGGCTATTCCAACTGATGTGGAAAATTTTGTAGTAGAGCTGGAAGAAAGTGCCAGGACAGGAATACTCGTTGCATATGACAATAGCTTGATTGGTGTTTTAGGAGTTGCAGACCCACTAAAGAGAGAAGCTGCTGTGGTTGTAGAGGGCCTTGGGAAAATGGGCGTCAGGACTGTCATGGTCACAGGGGACAACTGGAGAACAGCTAGGGCGGTTGCTAAAGAG GTTGGCATTCAAGATGTAAGGGCAGAGGTAATGCCGGCAGGAAAAGCTGATGTTGTCCGATCATTTCAAAAAGATGGTAGCATAGTTGCAATGGTGGGTGATGGTATCAATGACTCCCCTGCTCTAGCTGCTGCTGATGTTGGTATGGCAATTGGAGCCGGGACAGATATTGCCATAGAAGCTGCTGATTATGTATTGATGAGAAATAACTTGGAAGACGTAATCACTGCCATTGATATATCAAGGAAGACCTTTGCACGAATTAGATTGAATTATATGTTTGCCATGGGCTACAATGTGGTTGCAATCCCTATTGCTGCTGgggttttctttccttctttgggTATAATGTTACCACCATGGGCGGCCGGTGCGTGCATGGCTCTATCATCTGTGAGTGTAGTATGCTCTTCTTTGCTTCTTAGGAGATACAAAAAACCCAGACTTACAACAATACTAGAAATTACAGTAGAGTAG